Proteins encoded within one genomic window of Pongo pygmaeus isolate AG05252 chromosome 18, NHGRI_mPonPyg2-v2.0_pri, whole genome shotgun sequence:
- the TIGD7 gene encoding tigger transposable element-derived protein 7, which yields MNKRGKYTTLNLEEKMKVLSRIEAGRSLKSVMDEFGISKSTFYDIKKNKKLILDFVLKQDMPLVGAEKRKRTTGAKYGDVDDAVYMWYQQKRSAGVPVRGVELQAAAERFARCFGRTDFKASTGWLFRFRNRHAIGNRKGCGEQVLSSVSENVEPFRQKLSTIIKEEKLCLAQLYSGDETDLFWKSMPENSQASRKDICLPGKKINKERLSALLCANADGTHKLKSIIIGKSKLPKSVKEDTSTLPVIYKPSKDVWFTRELFSEWFFQNFVPEVRHFQLNILRFHEEDVRALLLLDSCPAHPSSESLTSEDGRIKCMFFPHNTSALIQPMNQGVILSCKRLYRWKQLEESLVIFEESDDEQEKGDKGVSKIKIYNIKSAIFNWAKSWDEVKQITIANAWENLLYKKEPEYDFQGLEDGDYREILEKCGELETKLDDDRVWLNGDEEKGCLLKTKGGITKEVVQKGGEAEKQTAEFKLSAVRQSLDYLLDFVDATPEFRRFHFTLKEMQQEIVKKQFQSKIHSRIGSFLKPRPHNIKDSFSGPSTSGSNH from the coding sequence ATGAATAAGAGAGGGAAATATACAACACTGAATTTGGAGGAGAAAATGAAGGTTCTAAGTAGAATCGAAGCTGGACGATCACTTAAAAGTGTAATGGATGAATTTGGAATCAGTAAGTCAACATtttatgacattaaaaaaaataagaagttaaTTCTGGACTTTGTACTGAAGCAGGACATGCCATTAGTAGGGgctgagaagagaaagaggacaaCCGGAGCCAAATATGGTGATGTAGATGATGCGGTCTACATGTGGTACCAACAGAAACGCTCAGCCGGTGTTCCAGTAAGAGGCGTGGAGCTTCAGGCTGCTGCAGAGAGATTTGCACGGTGTTTTGGGCGAACAGATTTCAAAGCTAGCACTGGTTGGCTTTTTAGATTTCGAAATCGGCATGCAATTGGGAACCGAAAAGGATGTGGGGAACAAGTCCTAAGttcagtttctgaaaatgttgagCCATTTCGACAAAAACTGTCCACGATAATCAAAGAGGAGAAACTGTGTCTAGCTCAGCTATACAGTGGGGATGAAACGGACCTCTTTTGGAAGTCAATGCCAGAAAATTCTCAGGCAAGTAGGAAAGATATCTGCCTACcagggaagaaaataaacaaagaaaggtTGTCTGCCCTTTTATGTGCAAATGCAGACGGAACTCATAAATTAAAGTCAATCATTATTGGAAAATCAAAACTGCCCAAAAGTGTGAAAGAGGACACAAGTACATTGCCTGTGATATATAAGCCCAGTAAAGATGTTTGGTTCACCAGAGAATTGTTTTCAGAATGGTTTTTTCAAAACTTTGTTCCTGAGGTCCGACATTTTCAACTTAATATTCTAAGATTTCATGAAGAGGACGTCAGGGCATTGTTACTTCTGGACAGTTGCCCGGCTCATCCTTCCTCTGAATCCCTAACCAGTGAGGATGGTCGAATAAAATGTATGTTCTTTCCCCATAACACTTCAGCCTTGATTCAACCAATGAATCAAGGTGTGATCTTGAGCTGCAAACGGCTATATAGATGGAAGCAACTTGAAGAGAGTCTTGTAATATTTGAAGAAAGTGATGATGAGCAAGAGAAAGGAGATAAAGGAGTTTCCAAAATTAAAATCTACAATATAAAAAGTGCAATTTTTAACTGGGCAAAAAGTTGGGATGAAGTAAAACAAATAACCATAGCAAATGCATGGGAAAATCTTCTTTACAAAAAGGAACCTGAATATGATTTTCAAGGCTTAGAAGATGGGGATTATAGAGAAATTCTTGAAAAATGTGGAGAGTTGGAAACTAAGTTGGATGATGATAGGGTGTGGTTAAATGGAGATGAAGAAAAGGGTTGTCTCCTAAAAACCAAAGGTGGAATAACAAAGGAAGTTGTTCAAAAAGGAGGAGAAGCTGAAAAGCAGACTGCTGAATTTAAATTATCTGCTGTAAGACAGAGTTTGGACTACCTTCTTGACTTTGTTGATGCCACACCTGAGTTTCGGAGATTCCACTTCACACTGAAAGAGATGCAACAAGAAATAGTCAAGAAACAGTTCCAGAGTAAAATCCATTCTAGAATTGGTAGCTTTTTGAAACCTAGGCCTCATAATATTAAGGACTCCTTCAGTGGGCCTTCAACTTCTGGTTCTAATCATTAG